The Notoacmeibacter ruber DNA segment GGCCGCAGCTTCATCCGCTTCCCCCCGGAAAAGGCCCACCTCGTAGCGAACGGAAGTGGTACCGATCCGCGTCACGCGAATGCCGGCGGTAACCGTATCGGGAAAGGCCAATTCCGCGAAGTACCGGCAGCCGGTCTCGACCACCAGCCCCACCTGCTCGCCGGCGAGCGGGTCCAGTACGCCGTTTTCGATCAGCCAGCCGTTCACCGCAGTGTCGAACAGCGAGTAATGGACAACATTGTTCATGTGGCCATAGACGTCATTATCCGACCAGCGGGTGGTGAGATGACGGGAGATCCGATAAGCGTCGCGGCCGCTTCGTGCGGCGCGGTCCTGTCCGGCGGCCATATCCTTTTGTTTCGTCATGGCCTGGGTCCCCTCATGCGAAGTTGGAAGTTCGACCGGACCTCGGCAGCCGGCCGGTACGCTGTGATGGGCCGTCTCATAAACCCCTTGCAGCGAGAGCGAAATGCCGCAAACTGATTCAAACCGAAGAGGGGATCATTTTATGGTGAAGCGGACGGTGGATATTCTGATCGAAAGGCTGGAAGGGCGGACGCCCTCCCTCGCGGTCGTTCTTGGCTCCGGTCTTGGCCCTCTGGCCTCCGAGGTCGAGGATGCGGTCCGGATTCCTTACGCCGACCTTCCCGATTTCCCGGTCTCGACCGTGCCAGGCCATGCTGGCGAAGTGG contains these protein-coding regions:
- a CDS encoding acyl-CoA thioesterase; protein product: MTKQKDMAAGQDRAARSGRDAYRISRHLTTRWSDNDVYGHMNNVVHYSLFDTAVNGWLIENGVLDPLAGEQVGLVVETGCRYFAELAFPDTVTAGIRVTRIGTTSVRYEVGLFRGEADEAAAEGHFIHVYVDRETRRPAPLGDDLRALLETAFMEKD